Proteins found in one Brachyspira murdochii DSM 12563 genomic segment:
- the aroC gene encoding chorismate synthase: MGSVFGNNIKLSLFGESHGEAIGCVIDGFPYGINIDYDFVDSEMDRRRAKNAKLATARTESDKPEILSGILENKSTGMPIAAIIKNENKRSGDYSNLKIMPRPSHSDYTAMLRYDGFNDIRGGGHFSGRLTAPLVFAGALAKLALKEKFDIEIAAHIKQIYNIKDKYPNNTFPTYEEFIANYNKELSVFDDEAMNKMINIIEEAKMNMDSVGGIITAAAFNVPAGFGEPFYASIESRIAQSMFAVPAVKGIDFGLGFDFVNYKASECNDLYTIKSYDNIKKVETKTNNNGGILGGISNGMPIIVNAVIKPTPSISKEQLTLNIETKEEDTLIIKGRHDPCIAVRAVPVIEAALAIAILDLCIDMKGKLI, encoded by the coding sequence ATGGGAAGCGTATTTGGTAATAATATCAAATTAAGTTTATTTGGAGAATCACATGGCGAAGCTATAGGCTGTGTTATAGACGGTTTTCCTTACGGTATTAATATAGACTATGACTTTGTAGATAGTGAAATGGACAGAAGAAGGGCAAAAAATGCAAAACTTGCAACAGCCAGAACAGAATCTGACAAACCAGAAATATTATCAGGTATTCTTGAAAATAAAAGCACCGGAATGCCTATTGCAGCAATAATTAAAAACGAAAATAAAAGAAGCGGTGATTATTCTAATTTAAAAATAATGCCGAGACCTTCCCATAGTGATTATACTGCTATGCTTAGATATGACGGCTTTAATGATATAAGAGGAGGCGGACATTTTTCTGGAAGATTAACTGCTCCTTTAGTATTTGCCGGAGCTTTAGCAAAATTGGCGTTAAAAGAAAAATTTGATATAGAAATAGCTGCACATATTAAACAAATATACAATATAAAAGATAAATACCCTAATAATACTTTTCCAACTTATGAAGAGTTCATAGCCAATTACAATAAAGAATTAAGCGTTTTTGATGATGAAGCTATGAATAAAATGATAAATATAATAGAAGAAGCTAAAATGAATATGGATTCAGTTGGAGGAATTATAACTGCTGCTGCCTTTAATGTACCTGCTGGTTTCGGAGAGCCTTTTTACGCATCTATAGAAAGCAGAATAGCACAGTCAATGTTTGCTGTTCCTGCTGTAAAAGGAATTGATTTCGGACTCGGATTTGATTTTGTAAACTATAAAGCAAGTGAATGTAATGATCTATACACTATAAAAAGCTATGATAATATAAAGAAAGTAGAAACAAAAACTAACAATAACGGAGGAATACTAGGAGGAATATCCAACGGCATGCCTATAATAGTTAATGCTGTAATAAAGCCTACTCCATCAATATCTAAAGAACAATTAACTCTTAACATAGAAACAAAAGAAGAAGATACTTTGATAATTAAGGGACGTCATGACCCATGCATAGCTGTAAGGGCAGTACCTGTGATAGAGGCGGCACTTGCCATTGCAATACTTGATTTATGCATAGATATGAAAGGGAAATTAATATAA
- a CDS encoding DUF2726 domain-containing protein — MAIIGAVLFLIIILFAISKMDNRTKSCGYKKNYYRRYRKYNKYIKKDITELRLENMDTGNISTKKIMNIEETKIFFSMLKVFRDYNIYKQVSFKAFLDAEENTDVWKTFRDFYCDFLITHKKGNKINEPIAVIEYDGAGHFGNNEDIKEKIKNNDLIKEKLIQKAGMKYFIIKEKDIKINDKFIDDKKLENFLNSIIISLKSNN, encoded by the coding sequence ATGGCTATAATAGGTGCTGTTTTATTTTTGATTATAATACTGTTTGCTATCTCTAAAATGGACAATCGAACAAAAAGCTGCGGATATAAAAAAAATTACTACAGAAGATACAGAAAATATAATAAATATATAAAAAAAGATATAACAGAACTGAGATTAGAAAATATGGATACAGGAAATATAAGCACAAAAAAAATTATGAATATAGAAGAAACTAAAATATTTTTTTCAATGCTTAAAGTATTCAGAGATTATAATATATACAAACAGGTATCATTTAAAGCATTTTTAGATGCTGAAGAAAACACGGACGTTTGGAAAACTTTTAGAGATTTTTACTGTGATTTTCTAATAACACATAAAAAAGGAAATAAAATCAATGAACCTATTGCTGTTATAGAATATGACGGTGCTGGTCATTTTGGGAATAATGAAGATATAAAAGAAAAAATTAAGAATAATGATTTGATAAAAGAAAAGTTAATTCAAAAAGCAGGAATGAAGTATTTTATAATAAAAGAAAAAGATATAAAAATAAATGATAAATTTATAGATGATAAAAAATTAGAAAATTTCTTAAACAGCATAATAATTTCATTAAAAAGCAATAACTAA
- a CDS encoding tetratricopeptide repeat protein, translated as MSNNTNNFNNKDNTTFILYIVVCLIFLIALIVIYFLFSYSIKKSMDYSIGKFETNSQIQLSNYYEFLKETVTNESFENKEFIKNTLEEAFKPNIDLLRETLKDSKDFSINTVTFWLAFLSLIMIIFTILGIYANNKIMESNQKQSELIIKETELESNKTLEELNKKAQEIELTLNKIEEQTKQSKTNADMAKVSELLSSALNEQMNKNYDEAIKLYTEALKIKPKNIMALNNRGNIYFDKYKETKEEIYFKKSLEDYNNALSIDKNYIKALNTLNNRGTLYSNKYRETKDEEYFNKALKDYNKELSINKNYYSLYANISFLYLNHYEINDNKESLKQAEIYINKGLEISPNNIALLNNKGILSYLQYKENNDKNYLKESLEYLNKSVENNKQKYEIGETYYYLHLVYDEYAKLGKKISGYSKEECKNKSDEYLQKSKDLGFEHFMEK; from the coding sequence ATGTCTAATAATACAAATAATTTTAATAATAAAGATAATACTACATTTATATTATATATTGTTGTATGTTTAATATTTTTAATAGCATTGATTGTAATATATTTTTTATTTTCTTATTCAATAAAAAAGTCTATGGATTATAGTATTGGAAAGTTTGAAACAAATTCACAAATACAATTAAGCAATTATTATGAGTTCCTTAAAGAAACGGTTACAAATGAAAGTTTTGAAAATAAAGAGTTTATAAAAAATACATTAGAAGAAGCATTCAAACCTAATATCGATTTACTTAGAGAAACACTAAAAGACAGTAAAGACTTTTCAATAAATACAGTGACTTTCTGGCTCGCATTTTTATCTTTAATAATGATAATATTCACAATTTTAGGAATATACGCCAATAATAAAATAATGGAAAGCAATCAAAAGCAGTCGGAACTTATTATAAAAGAAACAGAATTAGAATCAAATAAAACCTTAGAAGAATTAAATAAAAAAGCCCAAGAAATAGAATTAACATTAAATAAAATAGAAGAACAAACCAAACAATCAAAAACAAATGCTGATATGGCTAAAGTAAGCGAATTACTTAGTAGTGCATTAAATGAACAAATGAATAAAAATTATGATGAAGCCATAAAACTTTATACTGAAGCATTAAAAATAAAACCAAAAAATATAATGGCTTTAAATAATAGAGGTAATATATATTTTGATAAATATAAAGAAACTAAAGAAGAAATATATTTCAAGAAATCATTAGAAGATTATAATAATGCTTTAAGTATTGATAAAAATTATATTAAAGCTTTAAATACTTTAAATAATAGAGGAACTTTATATTCAAATAAATACAGAGAAACTAAAGATGAAGAATATTTTAATAAGGCATTGAAAGATTATAATAAAGAGCTAAGTATTAATAAAAATTACTATTCTCTATATGCAAATATATCATTTTTATATTTAAATCATTATGAAATAAATGATAATAAAGAAAGTTTAAAACAGGCAGAAATATACATAAATAAAGGTTTAGAAATATCACCTAATAATATAGCACTTTTAAATAATAAAGGTATTCTTTCATATTTACAATATAAAGAAAATAATGATAAAAACTATTTAAAAGAATCATTGGAATATCTAAATAAATCGGTAGAAAATAATAAACAGAAATATGAAATAGGAGAAACCTACTACTATTTACATCTTGTATACGATGAATATGCTAAACTTGGTAAAAAAATAAGCGGATATTCAAAAGAAGAATGTAAAAATAAAAGTGATGAGTATCTTCAAAAGTCAAAAGATTTAGGATTCGAGCATTTTATGGAAAAATAA
- a CDS encoding DUF2726 domain-containing protein, which produces MFEIAIIMAALTILIVLLFIFASKQNKKHNNIEEKHNKIEIDETEDDDNIFTINEITQQRLKYMESGEIKTKKIMNIEETKIFYSMVKILNDYSVNPQVSFRAFLKGEEDTDTWKTFRDFYCDFLITHKKGNKINEPIAVIEYHGGGHFGDSEEKKYKVENNDYVREKLFSKIGLKYFIIKDYYIKMNSGLIDEEKLNGYLNDINKALSN; this is translated from the coding sequence ATGTTTGAAATAGCAATCATTATGGCAGCATTGACCATACTAATAGTACTATTATTTATATTTGCATCTAAACAAAATAAAAAACATAATAACATAGAAGAAAAGCATAATAAGATAGAAATAGATGAAACAGAAGATGATGATAATATATTTACAATAAATGAAATCACGCAGCAAAGACTAAAATATATGGAAAGCGGAGAGATAAAAACAAAAAAAATTATGAATATAGAAGAAACTAAAATTTTTTACTCTATGGTTAAAATATTAAATGATTATAGTGTAAATCCTCAAGTGTCTTTTAGAGCTTTTCTGAAAGGAGAAGAAGATACCGATACTTGGAAAACTTTTAGAGATTTTTACTGTGATTTTCTAATAACACATAAAAAAGGAAATAAAATCAATGAACCTATTGCTGTTATAGAATATCATGGCGGCGGACACTTTGGAGATAGCGAAGAAAAAAAATATAAAGTAGAAAATAATGATTATGTTAGAGAAAAACTTTTTAGTAAAATAGGGCTTAAGTATTTTATAATAAAAGATTATTATATAAAAATGAACTCAGGATTGATAGATGAAGAAAAATTAAACGGATATTTAAATGATATAAATAAAGCTTTATCTAATTAA
- a CDS encoding DUF2262 domain-containing protein: MSREIENFNSNFYEEILDMAFVLKESCLGAGKANKDKYYTLYIHAIALKNISSNEIIENDNILIQKKVKETKEYFQTLKSKSIARLKVRKEKNTYDLYMRFLLEDIVDNDYKDDDLNIILEKYSKPVYYKDEELGDFELDKSIDMFSKDILWNDNNISVLFEDIDEELNKKSVDIIKRIFNNKKDIDKKLKEYISENMLEDANIWNDDAEKPHISKEDFSKLIALTSITISEDIITFWFDDGDIFWGHSIVVESDCDFNFTDAHIEG; this comes from the coding sequence ATGAGCAGGGAAATTGAAAACTTTAATAGCAATTTTTATGAAGAAATTTTAGACATGGCGTTCGTGCTTAAAGAATCATGCTTAGGAGCTGGTAAAGCTAATAAAGATAAATATTATACTTTATACATTCATGCGATAGCTTTAAAAAATATTTCCTCTAATGAAATTATAGAAAACGATAATATTCTTATTCAGAAAAAAGTTAAAGAAACAAAAGAGTATTTTCAAACACTTAAAAGTAAAAGCATAGCAAGATTAAAGGTGAGAAAAGAAAAAAATACTTATGATTTATATATGAGATTTTTGCTTGAAGATATAGTTGATAATGACTATAAAGATGATGATTTAAATATTATATTAGAAAAATATTCTAAGCCTGTTTATTATAAAGATGAGGAGTTAGGTGATTTTGAGCTTGATAAAAGTATAGACATGTTTAGTAAAGATATACTATGGAATGATAATAATATTTCAGTCTTATTTGAAGATATTGATGAAGAACTAAATAAAAAAAGTGTTGATATAATAAAGAGAATATTTAATAATAAAAAAGATATTGACAAAAAACTAAAAGAGTATATATCAGAAAATATGCTTGAAGATGCCAACATATGGAACGATGATGCAGAAAAGCCTCATATAAGCAAAGAAGATTTCTCAAAATTAATAGCCTTAACATCTATAACTATAAGTGAAGATATTATAACATTTTGGTTTGATGACGGCGATATTTTCTGGGGACACTCTATAGTAGTAGAAAGCGACTGTGATTTTAATTTTACAGATGCTCATATAGAAGGATAA
- a CDS encoding RNB domain-containing ribonuclease → MKTAEELIKKLMKNQMDYNIFIKFNSKTAIEKTSLTNLIRKSISDGYIQKTDGNLLKVTKEGKQYINKLEGKEDVPKTVKSVRVNIDVKNAKEDSKIIAKAYNIKQDFSEELIKYAEKINDTSDFNNIEEGRIDLRNLKTITIDSESSKDLDDALSIEKEDDDHYKVYIHISDVSHFIELNSPLDIEARSRGNSTYLIDEVYNMFPEILSNNVISLNENADRFAMTLLVHINNKGEVLSSEVFKSVINSDKKLSYDYAEDIIDKKCQAEDWLIVLIDNALIIKNLLYNRRKEGRGVEFDNQNVQIVLDDDGIPIEFYAEEKKQSMSIVEELMLLANSEIAKKLSKYDGVIYRYHGVPDEYRFNNFKILAHNKGYDLKELPDKSYDIKEFVDRVKGKQEENLLIPVLLRSMTPSSYSIVNKSHFGLGLDYYTYFTSPIRRYADLLIHRIVKDTILSGNEVIEESLKNVCKDSIDSLSLLDKTSKKAERYTRQIKAARYMKDRLGDEYYGVISSISPKGIYVEIEGLDIEGFIESIYIGSNYRFYQDMQSVYIDKIKAYELGDRVKVLAAKSNVENGKIFFSL, encoded by the coding sequence ATGAAAACAGCAGAAGAATTAATAAAGAAGCTTATGAAAAATCAAATGGATTATAATATATTTATAAAATTTAATTCAAAAACAGCAATTGAAAAAACATCGCTTACAAATTTGATAAGAAAATCTATAAGTGATGGTTATATACAAAAAACAGATGGAAATTTGCTAAAAGTTACAAAAGAAGGAAAGCAGTATATCAATAAATTAGAAGGTAAAGAAGATGTCCCAAAAACAGTAAAATCGGTAAGAGTAAATATTGATGTAAAAAATGCTAAAGAAGATTCTAAAATTATAGCTAAGGCTTATAATATAAAGCAGGATTTTAGCGAAGAATTAATTAAGTATGCTGAAAAAATAAATGATACTTCTGATTTTAATAATATAGAAGAAGGCAGGATAGATTTAAGAAATTTAAAAACCATAACTATAGATAGTGAAAGCTCAAAGGATTTAGATGATGCTTTAAGTATAGAAAAAGAAGATGATGATCATTATAAAGTTTATATTCATATTTCTGATGTAAGTCATTTTATCGAACTTAATTCTCCTTTGGATATTGAAGCCAGAAGCAGAGGAAACTCTACGTATTTGATTGATGAAGTGTATAATATGTTTCCGGAAATTTTATCTAATAATGTAATTTCTCTAAATGAAAATGCCGACAGATTTGCTATGACTTTATTAGTTCATATTAACAATAAAGGAGAAGTATTATCTTCAGAAGTTTTTAAAAGTGTTATTAATTCTGATAAAAAGTTATCTTATGATTATGCAGAGGATATTATAGATAAAAAATGCCAAGCAGAAGATTGGCTTATTGTTTTAATTGATAATGCTTTAATTATCAAAAATCTTTTATATAATAGAAGAAAAGAGGGCAGGGGCGTTGAATTTGATAATCAGAATGTACAAATTGTTTTAGATGATGACGGCATACCTATAGAGTTTTATGCGGAAGAAAAAAAACAATCTATGTCAATAGTAGAAGAATTAATGCTTTTAGCAAACAGCGAAATAGCGAAAAAGCTTTCTAAATATGATGGTGTGATATATCGTTACCATGGTGTTCCAGATGAATACAGATTTAATAATTTTAAAATACTGGCTCATAATAAAGGCTATGATTTAAAAGAACTTCCAGATAAAAGTTATGATATAAAGGAGTTTGTTGATAGGGTTAAAGGTAAACAGGAAGAGAATTTGCTTATACCGGTTTTGCTTCGTTCTATGACGCCTTCATCTTATAGTATAGTTAATAAGAGTCATTTTGGTTTGGGGCTTGATTATTATACCTATTTTACTTCTCCTATTAGAAGGTATGCTGATTTGCTTATACATAGAATAGTAAAAGATACTATTTTGTCTGGTAATGAGGTTATAGAAGAGAGCTTAAAAAATGTATGCAAAGATTCTATTGATAGTTTATCTCTTCTTGATAAGACTTCAAAGAAAGCAGAGAGATATACAAGACAGATAAAGGCAGCCAGATATATGAAAGACAGACTAGGCGATGAATATTACGGAGTTATAAGTTCTATATCTCCAAAAGGTATTTATGTAGAGATAGAAGGTTTGGATATAGAAGGCTTTATAGAATCTATTTATATAGGCTCTAATTATAGATTTTATCAGGATATGCAGAGCGTTTATATAGATAAGATAAAGGCTTATGAATTGGGTGATAGAGTAAAAGTGCTTGCTGCAAAATCTAATGTAGAAAACGGAAAGATATTTTTCTCTTTGTGA
- a CDS encoding DUF7021 domain-containing protein produces the protein MDKEIKDFNKNFNDEIFDIAFILKRSCCRYNKIPCEKYDTLFVYAIALKNISTNEIIENTHIIIHKKVEKAQEYLKILKDESIVRLKVRKEKDPDDFYINFLLEDIVDNNYKDDDLNIILEKYSEVIYYKDEELGDFELNKDINSFKKEMPWTCSNILIFFDNIDEEFNKRSVDIIKKIFANKKDIDRKLKECAAESIFKPHNTEKEEFIKSISLTSISIYCENCITFYFKNGDGHTIPVNSDWDFNFKPITQLMIF, from the coding sequence ATGGATAAAGAAATTAAAGACTTTAATAAAAATTTTAATGATGAAATTTTTGACATAGCATTCATACTTAAAAGATCATGCTGCAGATATAATAAAATACCTTGTGAAAAATATGATACTTTATTTGTTTATGCTATAGCTTTAAAAAATATTTCTACTAATGAAATTATAGAAAATACTCATATTATCATTCATAAAAAAGTTGAAAAAGCTCAAGAATATTTAAAAATACTTAAAGATGAAAGCATAGTAAGATTAAAGGTGAGAAAAGAAAAAGATCCTGACGACTTCTATATTAATTTTTTACTTGAAGATATAGTTGATAATAATTATAAAGATGATGATTTAAATATCATATTAGAAAAATATTCAGAGGTTATTTATTATAAAGATGAAGAGTTAGGAGATTTTGAACTTAATAAGGATATAAACAGTTTTAAGAAAGAGATGCCTTGGACTTGCAGTAATATTTTAATCTTCTTTGACAATATTGATGAAGAGTTTAATAAAAGAAGCGTTGATATAATCAAAAAAATATTCGCTAATAAAAAAGATATTGATAGGAAATTAAAAGAGTGTGCAGCAGAGAGTATATTTAAGCCTCATAATACAGAAAAAGAAGAATTCATAAAATCAATAAGTTTAACATCTATAAGCATATATTGTGAAAACTGTATAACATTTTATTTTAAAAACGGTGATGGACATACAATTCCAGTAAATAGTGATTGGGATTTTAATTTTAAACCGATTACCCAACTAATGATTTTTTAA
- a CDS encoding DUF4132 domain-containing protein: MENNISNEEQIRNKFERIFQYENNKNAFLDYFYGRTNSCPTLKNYYGVDAEDIFKFYFDENTKEEDKKAISKYAEAVIKDIYKGENVDIILRLSTGEDLEKALIESYNNTTERTIYDTKYSKATLANNKASKYIKIQVNNFYKFSELEAYVSKEFNKYLEKVKNDNKALLNKEPHLLLTILAYLINRDDDKILIKQLLNYIDSLKINDEETISLIFSIADKDEEVYKRLMNILNKDNNMIYFLVNIYKDMTRTIKLYKRLFKGYSEDKGYYYYTQKLIPEYLELCSFPKECILLNTIVNNNTLFISYLTVEAKKLYDEDKETFYKLYEIIAKSKLEQLYLDYAMLSSIMLASGDNKYNIDTNAIVETLKTMCVELLKIMGAIKNFDEITSKSFKYVKENPYSNHSHYLSAIMSLDGINDEASEITTKLLKYYGIYGKISIYVSIQEIFYNRGILEAKEKLVNDKKVPLKDIYLSLLNSKNDIITLIKNNVEETKSIMEEKSFITSITVNINGTISFINYIFSDELNELIDNKFDFVFKVLDTAKSKEIKKHCVSVINNNESVVRSEVEKLANEGKEASRTVYKEIIKYWDLQKFDDDFKFKSVDEINEYLNKYYNEGHETLIKDIDENILSNILLKDKKTKAPLNIVKYMFMEYIALKEPSILKDCNKIAEFFDIDSLRNALDNIYSNWLDNKADTKLKNILIPYCLFQTEDKLLKLKAQIEEWALNSRGALAAHAVYAIALKASKFALVLVDTMSVKVKNNQVKNAAKDALKKTAKALEISEDELIDKIIPDLDFDKKGMRELHYGGEADRVFKLQIKNDFTIEVTDSNNKVLKSLPAPNSKDDKEKADAAKKELTLIKKNIKMITSNQITRLNKVLLNGRKWSYKTFNELFVENPIMNIFALKLIWGVYDEKNNLIESFRYMEDGSFNTFDEEEYIFEDSLKNKKNITLVHPIELDDEKLSKWKTQLSDYEISQPINQLDLLFEEVKEEHIKNNKIISFEDREITAGEIMSMANKMSFERSRDIEDGGSYTYYELKDSILNIACRIDFEYMWFGIEAGEKVTFKNIAFHRLDENGNCNEEEYINPLEINKRFTSSIYGTVKSYFIK, encoded by the coding sequence ATGGAGAATAATATCAGTAATGAAGAACAAATAAGAAATAAGTTTGAAAGAATATTCCAATATGAAAACAATAAGAATGCATTTCTTGATTATTTTTACGGAAGAACAAATAGCTGTCCTACTTTAAAAAATTATTACGGAGTTGATGCTGAAGATATTTTTAAGTTTTATTTTGATGAAAATACTAAAGAAGAAGATAAAAAAGCTATATCAAAATACGCTGAAGCTGTGATTAAAGATATATACAAGGGTGAAAATGTTGATATAATTTTAAGATTATCCACTGGTGAAGATTTAGAAAAAGCATTAATAGAAAGTTATAATAATACAACTGAAAGAACTATATATGATACAAAATATTCTAAAGCAACTTTGGCTAATAATAAAGCATCTAAATATATAAAAATACAAGTTAATAATTTTTATAAGTTTTCAGAATTAGAAGCCTATGTGTCTAAAGAGTTTAATAAATACTTAGAAAAAGTAAAAAATGACAATAAAGCATTATTGAATAAAGAGCCTCATTTATTATTAACTATTTTGGCATATCTCATAAATAGAGATGATGATAAAATCCTCATCAAACAATTATTAAATTATATAGACTCTCTAAAAATTAATGATGAAGAAACTATATCATTAATTTTTAGTATAGCTGATAAAGATGAAGAAGTTTATAAAAGATTAATGAATATTTTAAATAAAGATAATAATATGATTTATTTTCTTGTGAATATATACAAAGATATGACAAGAACTATAAAATTATATAAAAGATTATTTAAAGGATATTCAGAGGATAAAGGCTATTATTATTACACTCAAAAACTTATACCTGAATATTTAGAACTATGCAGTTTCCCTAAAGAATGTATTTTATTAAACACAATAGTTAATAATAACACTCTTTTTATTTCATATTTAACAGTAGAAGCAAAAAAATTATATGATGAAGACAAAGAAACTTTTTATAAGCTTTATGAGATAATAGCAAAATCAAAATTAGAACAATTATATCTTGATTATGCTATGCTTTCATCAATTATGCTTGCAAGCGGTGATAATAAATATAATATTGATACTAATGCTATTGTAGAAACTCTCAAAACAATGTGCGTAGAGTTATTAAAAATAATGGGAGCTATTAAAAATTTCGATGAAATAACTTCTAAAAGCTTTAAATATGTAAAAGAAAACCCTTATAGCAATCATAGTCATTATTTATCAGCTATAATGTCGCTTGATGGTATAAATGATGAAGCATCAGAAATTACTACTAAATTATTAAAGTATTACGGAATATATGGTAAAATTTCTATTTATGTTTCTATTCAGGAAATATTCTATAATAGAGGTATTTTAGAAGCTAAAGAAAAATTAGTTAATGATAAAAAAGTGCCGTTAAAAGATATTTATTTATCATTATTAAACTCAAAAAATGATATTATTACTCTTATAAAAAATAATGTAGAAGAAACAAAATCTATTATGGAAGAAAAATCATTTATCACTTCTATAACAGTTAATATTAATGGTACTATATCATTCATTAATTATATTTTCAGTGATGAATTAAACGAACTTATTGATAATAAATTTGATTTTGTTTTCAAAGTTCTCGACACAGCAAAATCAAAGGAAATAAAAAAGCATTGTGTATCGGTAATAAATAATAATGAAAGCGTTGTTAGAAGCGAAGTAGAAAAATTGGCAAATGAAGGAAAAGAGGCTTCAAGAACAGTTTATAAAGAGATAATTAAATATTGGGATTTACAAAAGTTTGATGATGATTTTAAATTTAAAAGTGTTGACGAAATAAACGAATATTTAAATAAATACTATAATGAAGGACATGAAACTCTAATAAAAGATATAGACGAAAATATACTCTCTAATATTTTGTTAAAAGATAAAAAAACTAAAGCTCCTTTAAATATAGTTAAGTATATGTTTATGGAATATATTGCTTTAAAAGAGCCTTCAATATTAAAAGACTGCAACAAGATAGCAGAGTTTTTTGATATTGATTCACTTAGAAATGCACTTGATAATATATATTCAAATTGGCTTGATAATAAAGCAGATACAAAATTAAAAAATATACTTATTCCATATTGTCTTTTTCAAACTGAAGATAAACTCTTAAAGTTAAAGGCTCAGATTGAAGAATGGGCATTAAACTCAAGAGGAGCATTAGCAGCACATGCAGTATATGCTATAGCATTAAAAGCAAGCAAATTTGCATTGGTTTTAGTTGACACTATGTCTGTAAAAGTTAAAAATAATCAGGTTAAAAATGCTGCTAAAGATGCATTAAAAAAGACTGCCAAAGCATTAGAGATTTCAGAAGATGAGCTTATAGATAAAATAATACCAGATTTGGATTTTGATAAAAAAGGAATGAGAGAACTTCATTACGGAGGAGAAGCCGACAGAGTATTTAAACTTCAAATAAAAAATGATTTCACTATAGAAGTAACAGATTCAAACAATAAAGTTTTAAAATCACTTCCTGCACCAAACAGTAAAGATGATAAAGAAAAAGCGGATGCAGCTAAAAAAGAATTAACTTTGATAAAGAAAAATATCAAAATGATAACTTCTAATCAAATAACAAGATTAAATAAAGTTTTATTAAATGGGCGTAAATGGTCTTATAAAACTTTTAATGAACTTTTTGTAGAAAACCCTATAATGAACATATTTGCTTTAAAACTTATATGGGGCGTTTATGATGAAAAAAATAATTTAATAGAAAGTTTCAGATATATGGAAGACGGTTCTTTCAATACCTTCGATGAAGAAGAATATATATTTGAAGACAGTCTTAAAAACAAAAAGAATATTACTTTAGTTCACCCTATAGAATTAGACGATGAAAAATTATCAAAATGGAAAACTCAGTTAAGCGACTATGAAATATCACAGCCTATTAATCAGCTTGATTTATTATTTGAAGAAGTGAAAGAAGAGCATATAAAAAACAACAAAATAATTTCTTTTGAAGATAGAGAAATAACAGCAGGCGAGATTATGTCAATGGCAAATAAAATGTCATTTGAAAGAAGCAGAGATATTGAAGACGGCGGAAGCTATACTTATTATGAATTAAAAGACTCTATATTAAATATTGCATGCCGTATAGATTTTGAATATATGTGGTTTGGAATAGAGGCGGGAGAAAAAGTAACATTTAAAAATATTGCTTTTCATAGACTAGATGAAAACGGAAACTGCAATGAAGAAGAATATATAAATCCTTTAGAGATTAATAAGAGATTTACTTCATCAATATATGGAACAGTAAAATCTTATTTTATAAAATAA